The Nitrospira sp. KM1 genome includes a window with the following:
- a CDS encoding putative Ig domain-containing protein: protein MNTTVSRNHLGRKSSVLARAYEFSCVSALCFVYALGLTGCNDVSNSPPAPTGPAPLTITSGSLPVATLDRPYATAMGGSGGVSPYSWSVSPALPDGLSFDSSTGAITGTPTSQGTTVHTFALQDSSSPPQSVQKSFSITISDGPPPLSITTSSPLPDGNVGRSYTVTVQAEGGTGALTWSVPSGSLPQNLNLDSATGTISGIPTAAGTSNFTLRVADGAGQTDAQPYSLTIIPPSPPTITTTSPLPGATVGQAYSQTLQAAGGNGTLTWSLASGSLPANLSLNGAGTIAGTPTNAGNSNFAVRVTDSLSQTATKSLSIIVSAAPNPPVIITTLLPGGTVGVSYDQTLQATGGTGTLVWSRASGSLPANLSLNSNGRISGTPTNTGTSNFTVRVTDALSRSDTQPLSISITAALTITTNSLPNARVGRSYSTTLQRSGGVQPFNWSVSPALPPGLNLNSSTGVISGTPALAGLGSRSLTFTVRDSSTPTNQTANKTLTLTVNP, encoded by the coding sequence ATGAACACCACGGTTTCTCGGAATCATTTAGGGCGAAAGAGTTCTGTCCTAGCTCGAGCTTATGAATTCAGTTGTGTATCGGCTTTATGCTTCGTCTATGCGCTTGGTCTGACCGGCTGTAACGACGTCTCAAACTCGCCGCCGGCGCCGACCGGTCCGGCGCCGCTTACAATTACATCCGGCTCGTTGCCGGTAGCCACGCTTGATCGCCCCTATGCGACCGCGATGGGCGGATCCGGAGGCGTCAGTCCGTATTCGTGGTCGGTCTCTCCCGCATTGCCCGACGGTCTCTCCTTCGACAGCTCTACCGGCGCGATCACCGGCACCCCGACTTCGCAAGGCACGACGGTTCATACCTTTGCACTGCAAGACTCATCCTCACCGCCTCAGTCGGTCCAGAAATCGTTTTCGATTACCATCAGTGATGGTCCTCCGCCGCTTTCAATCACGACGTCATCGCCTCTTCCTGACGGCAATGTGGGAAGAAGCTACACCGTAACGGTACAGGCGGAAGGCGGGACAGGGGCACTGACTTGGAGCGTACCCTCCGGATCGCTTCCTCAGAATCTGAATCTGGATTCGGCAACCGGCACGATTTCAGGAATACCGACGGCGGCAGGCACATCGAATTTCACGCTGCGCGTGGCCGACGGAGCAGGCCAGACTGATGCACAACCCTATTCATTGACGATCATTCCACCTTCACCGCCCACCATTACCACGACCTCTCCTCTTCCAGGAGCCACTGTCGGCCAGGCTTACAGTCAGACCCTCCAGGCGGCGGGTGGAAACGGTACCCTCACGTGGAGTCTGGCGAGCGGTTCGCTCCCTGCAAATCTATCGCTCAATGGTGCGGGCACGATCGCGGGAACCCCAACGAACGCGGGCAACTCGAACTTCGCCGTGAGAGTCACGGATTCGTTGTCTCAAACCGCAACAAAATCTTTATCGATCATCGTGAGCGCGGCGCCCAATCCTCCCGTCATCATTACGACCTTACTGCCAGGGGGCACCGTGGGCGTTTCGTACGATCAAACCTTGCAGGCGACCGGAGGAACAGGCACGCTCGTCTGGAGCCGCGCAAGCGGTTCGCTTCCCGCGAATTTGTCATTGAATTCGAACGGAAGGATCTCCGGGACACCGACCAATACCGGCACCTCCAATTTCACGGTGAGAGTGACCGATGCATTGTCTCGTTCGGATACTCAGCCGCTGTCGATTTCGATCACCGCCGCCTTGACGATCACGACAAATTCCTTGCCCAACGCCAGAGTGGGACGCTCTTACAGCACCACGCTGCAGCGATCCGGAGGCGTACAACCGTTCAACTGGTCAGTCTCTCCCGCACTTCCTCCAGGGCTCAATCTGAACTCATCCACCGGCGTCATCAGCGGCACGCCGGCACTCGCGGGGCTCGGCTCGCGCAGCCTGACTTTTACTGTCCGAGACTCCTCGACGCCGACGAACCAGACCGCAAACAAGACTCTCACCCTCACGGTCAATCCCTAA
- a CDS encoding response regulator gives MIIDDDRFICEALKDRFDSLGYEGMAFTDGCSALATIALETARSPVDLVLLDLHMPGMDGMWVLGELQVRHAEIPVIMMSGHPERKAFEDAVRAGARDYVRKPIDFGLLEQKIKTIFGIAP, from the coding sequence ATGATCATCGATGACGATCGATTTATCTGCGAGGCGCTCAAAGACAGATTCGACTCATTGGGCTACGAGGGGATGGCGTTCACCGACGGATGCTCGGCGCTCGCGACGATAGCCTTGGAAACCGCCCGGTCTCCCGTCGATCTGGTCCTTCTCGATCTGCATATGCCGGGCATGGACGGGATGTGGGTGTTGGGGGAACTCCAAGTCCGCCATGCCGAGATCCCGGTCATCATGATGTCGGGGCATCCTGAACGGAAAGCGTTCGAGGATGCGGTCCGTGCCGGCGCCCGCGATTACGTGCGCAAGCCCATCGATTTCGGATTGCTGGAGCAGAAGATCAAAACAATATTCGGCATCGCCCCATAA
- a CDS encoding response regulator, with amino-acid sequence MGDILLIDDEASVRKLLSIVLKSAGHQVAEASSGKEGVRRLREHPFELVITDILMPDMDGLEITRAIHQDFPQVKIVVVSGGRQDMGFCNAARYLGAHATLAKPVPLELLLETVSRQLDRPDEAPPSRSMSSSH; translated from the coding sequence GTGGGGGACATCCTGTTGATCGACGATGAAGCTTCCGTACGAAAACTGCTTAGCATCGTTCTGAAGAGCGCCGGCCACCAGGTAGCCGAAGCATCGTCCGGCAAGGAGGGGGTCCGCCGGCTCCGGGAGCATCCTTTCGAGCTGGTAATCACCGATATATTGATGCCCGATATGGATGGGCTCGAAATCACGAGAGCCATCCACCAGGATTTTCCACAGGTAAAAATCGTCGTCGTATCGGGCGGACGTCAGGATATGGGTTTCTGCAATGCCGCACGATACCTTGGGGCGCATGCCACTCTCGCCAAACCTGTTCCCCTCGAATTGCTTCTGGAAACCGTTTCGCGCCAATTGGATCGGCCGGATGAGGCCCCCCCCTCCCGTTCAATGTCTTCTTCTCATTGA
- a CDS encoding DNA polymerase III subunit alpha, giving the protein MTSSFVHLHLHTQFSLLDGANQIEPLVQQIKSFGQPAVAMTDHGNMFGAIEFYRKAKDAGIKPIIGCEAYMAPGSRLNKDGSKLAHNDYYHLILLARNLTGYQNLIKLVSKAYLEGFYYKPRMDKEILKDHHEGLIALSGCLSGEIPYLIGQKDMAGAMAVAGEFQEIFGKDHFYLEVQANGLEHQRIANAGLIEIHKKLGIPLAGTNDCHYLKKEDSRPHDLMLCLQTGKTISDPNRMKFDTDELYVKSTEEIAPAFAEFPDAVANTCRIADHCDLELALNKTYLPQYKVPEGYTRESYLEHLATEGLRSRLKERPGTAPSATYELRLREELMVICSMGFAGYFLIVWDIIRFARSQGIPVGPGRGSAAGSLVAYALRITDLDPLVYTLLFERFLNPERISLPDIDMDFCMDRRGEVINYVVDKYGSDHVAQIITFGTLGAKAAIRDVGRVLEMPYAEADKVAKLVPTQLNITLQQALDTEPRLRELVETDIKVRELMTIAQSLEGLARHASTHAAGVVISEGPLTDHVPLYKGANDEIVTQYSMGDVEKIGLVKFDFLGLKTLTMIRRAEMLINQVRPNQPPLAVDQLPFDDPKTFALLASGKTTGVFQLESSGMRDLLTGFKPDRFEDIIAIIALYRPGPMDLIPDFIKRKQGKVPITYETPELEPILKDTYGVIVYQEQVMAIANTVAGFSLGQADILRRAMGKKKPEEMEKLRIKFLEGAKKNKTPEKKAEKLYELIQKFAGYGFNKSHAAAYAVVCYQTGYLKAHYPTEFMAALMTSDMGNQDKIVGYFTECRDLGIKVLGPDVNVSQKDFAVADGAIRFGLAAIKNVGEGAVESVLEIRTGGAAFVSFFDFCRRVDLHKVNKRMLEGLIKAGAFDSTGAKRSQLMACLDQAIEDGAAAQRERELGQTSIFGEVLHAQGEGSHAATPQLPPIPEWDQPQRLKYERELTGFYITAHPLARYEATIHALASATTAGLTELSDGKEVKLCGIIATVKSMLTKKGDRMAYVSLEDLQGTVEVIIFPDLFKTSGDLITPERLVRITGTIDRGDKGTKLRGSKIEPLAEVQTQSIKRVHIRLSDAPEVAGQLPRLLDIFKRHPGATAVSLTFRTETALEADTAPLPNLSVTASEHFVADVEEVLGKGALSLVS; this is encoded by the coding sequence ATGACTTCTTCCTTTGTGCACCTCCATCTCCATACACAGTTCAGTCTTCTCGATGGCGCGAACCAGATTGAACCGCTGGTTCAACAGATCAAGTCGTTCGGGCAACCGGCGGTCGCCATGACCGATCACGGCAACATGTTCGGCGCCATCGAGTTTTACCGCAAGGCGAAGGACGCGGGGATCAAGCCGATTATCGGATGTGAAGCCTATATGGCACCCGGCAGCCGTCTGAATAAAGACGGCAGCAAACTCGCACATAACGATTACTACCATCTGATTCTGCTCGCGCGAAATCTGACCGGATATCAAAACCTCATCAAGCTCGTAAGCAAAGCATATCTTGAAGGATTTTATTACAAACCTCGGATGGATAAGGAAATTCTAAAAGATCATCATGAAGGGCTGATCGCACTGTCCGGCTGTCTCAGCGGGGAGATTCCCTATCTCATCGGTCAAAAGGACATGGCCGGAGCCATGGCGGTGGCAGGCGAATTTCAAGAAATATTCGGCAAAGATCATTTTTACCTCGAGGTGCAGGCGAACGGGCTGGAGCATCAGCGCATTGCCAATGCTGGGTTGATCGAGATCCATAAGAAGCTCGGGATCCCGCTCGCCGGGACCAACGACTGTCATTATCTGAAGAAAGAAGATTCCAGACCGCACGATTTGATGCTCTGCCTGCAGACCGGCAAGACCATCAGCGATCCCAATCGCATGAAGTTCGACACCGACGAACTGTACGTCAAATCAACCGAAGAAATCGCTCCCGCCTTTGCCGAATTCCCGGACGCCGTCGCGAATACCTGCCGGATCGCCGATCATTGCGATCTCGAATTGGCGCTGAACAAAACGTACCTCCCGCAATATAAAGTGCCGGAAGGGTACACGCGCGAATCGTATCTGGAACACCTCGCAACGGAGGGGTTGCGATCGAGGCTCAAAGAGCGGCCCGGTACCGCCCCGTCCGCTACATACGAGTTGCGACTTCGGGAAGAACTGATGGTGATCTGCTCGATGGGATTTGCGGGATATTTTCTGATCGTGTGGGACATCATTCGCTTTGCGCGGTCGCAAGGGATTCCCGTGGGGCCGGGCCGCGGCTCGGCCGCCGGCAGCCTCGTGGCCTACGCCCTTCGCATCACCGATCTGGACCCGCTCGTCTACACGCTCCTCTTCGAACGGTTCTTGAACCCGGAGCGAATCTCGCTGCCCGATATCGACATGGACTTCTGCATGGACCGCCGCGGCGAAGTCATCAATTACGTCGTGGACAAATACGGGTCCGACCATGTCGCGCAGATCATTACCTTTGGAACGCTGGGTGCAAAAGCCGCTATTCGGGACGTCGGCCGTGTGCTCGAGATGCCGTACGCCGAAGCGGACAAAGTCGCCAAGCTGGTCCCCACCCAATTGAACATCACGCTGCAGCAGGCCTTGGATACGGAGCCCAGACTACGGGAACTGGTCGAGACCGATATCAAAGTCAGGGAACTGATGACGATCGCCCAGTCGCTGGAAGGTCTGGCTCGCCACGCGTCGACTCACGCCGCAGGCGTCGTCATCTCCGAAGGTCCGCTCACGGACCACGTCCCGCTGTACAAAGGGGCCAACGACGAAATCGTGACGCAGTACTCGATGGGGGACGTAGAAAAAATCGGCCTCGTCAAATTCGACTTCCTCGGCCTCAAGACCCTGACGATGATCCGGCGGGCCGAAATGCTGATCAACCAGGTCCGCCCCAACCAGCCGCCGCTCGCAGTCGATCAACTTCCATTCGACGACCCGAAAACATTCGCCCTCCTGGCGTCCGGCAAGACCACCGGCGTGTTTCAGCTTGAAAGCTCCGGCATGCGCGATCTTCTGACCGGATTCAAACCAGATCGCTTCGAAGACATCATCGCCATCATCGCGCTCTACCGTCCGGGGCCGATGGACCTGATTCCGGACTTTATCAAACGAAAACAGGGCAAGGTGCCGATCACCTATGAAACGCCAGAACTGGAGCCGATCCTCAAGGACACCTACGGGGTCATCGTGTATCAGGAACAGGTCATGGCGATCGCCAATACGGTCGCCGGGTTTTCCCTCGGGCAAGCCGACATTCTCCGCCGAGCGATGGGGAAGAAAAAACCCGAGGAGATGGAGAAGCTTCGTATCAAGTTTCTGGAGGGCGCCAAGAAGAACAAGACACCCGAGAAGAAAGCCGAGAAGCTGTATGAGCTCATCCAAAAATTCGCGGGATACGGCTTCAACAAATCGCATGCCGCGGCCTATGCCGTCGTGTGTTACCAGACGGGATATTTAAAGGCACACTACCCCACGGAATTCATGGCGGCCCTGATGACGAGCGACATGGGCAACCAGGATAAGATCGTGGGATATTTCACGGAATGCCGCGACCTCGGCATCAAGGTTTTGGGACCTGACGTCAATGTGAGCCAGAAAGATTTCGCGGTGGCCGACGGAGCCATTCGGTTCGGACTCGCCGCGATCAAGAATGTGGGAGAGGGGGCGGTGGAATCCGTCCTCGAGATCCGCACGGGAGGCGCTGCGTTCGTCTCGTTCTTCGATTTCTGCCGTCGTGTCGATCTGCACAAGGTGAACAAACGTATGCTCGAGGGACTCATCAAAGCGGGGGCCTTCGATTCGACCGGCGCCAAACGCTCTCAACTCATGGCCTGCCTGGACCAAGCCATCGAAGACGGCGCGGCAGCTCAACGAGAGCGTGAACTGGGACAGACCAGCATTTTCGGAGAAGTGCTGCATGCTCAGGGCGAAGGGTCTCATGCCGCAACTCCTCAACTGCCGCCTATCCCTGAATGGGATCAACCACAACGCCTCAAATATGAACGCGAGCTGACCGGCTTTTATATCACCGCCCACCCACTCGCGCGGTACGAGGCGACAATCCATGCACTTGCCAGCGCGACAACCGCCGGCCTGACCGAATTATCGGACGGGAAAGAGGTCAAACTTTGCGGCATCATCGCCACCGTCAAATCCATGCTGACGAAGAAAGGCGACCGGATGGCCTATGTCAGCTTGGAAGATCTTCAGGGAACAGTTGAGGTCATCATTTTCCCCGACCTGTTCAAAACCTCCGGAGACCTCATCACGCCCGAACGGCTCGTCCGGATCACAGGGACGATCGATCGTGGAGACAAAGGCACGAAATTACGGGGCAGTAAGATCGAGCCTTTGGCTGAAGTTCAAACTCAGTCGATCAAACGCGTGCATATTCGTCTCTCGGATGCTCCGGAAGTCGCGGGACAGCTGCCGCGACTTCTCGACATCTTCAAGCGGCATCCCGGCGCTACGGCCGTGTCTCTTACGTTCCGGACCGAAACAGCGCTCGAGGCAGACACGGCTCCCCTGCCGAACCTATCAGTTACGGCCAGCGAGCACTTCGTCGCCGATGTTGAAGAAGTACTAGGCAAGGGGGCCCTATCTTTGGTATCGTAG
- a CDS encoding TIGR03862 family flavoprotein, translated as MDIHIIGGGPAGLMAAESVRSEDVRVHVFDAMPSVGRKLLLAGKGGLNLTHAEPACLFLSRYGGREGELTPLLSAFDATAVRTWAGELGISTIVGTSGRVFPTDFKAAPLLRAWLRRLRSGGVTFHLRHRWCGWDESGGLRFETPQGIRAVSSVTTILALGGASWPKTGSDGSWVPFLKMRGIDVAPLRPANCGFDVNWSDHIRERFEGCPVKAVEVSAHDASDLPVRRQGQFVVTKYGVEGGVIYSIAALLRDRIDRAGSAMLHLDLSPDRDLTRLVTDLSRPRGKRTVATHLQRYAGIEGVKSALLREVVPKEDFGNPVSLARAIKSLPIKLTAARPVREAISTAGGVRFEGLDEWLMFRQIHGVFCAGEMLDWEAPTGGYLLTACLASGRAAGIGAARWMRLNR; from the coding sequence TTGGACATTCACATCATCGGTGGCGGTCCGGCCGGATTAATGGCCGCGGAGTCGGTCAGGAGCGAAGACGTTCGAGTACACGTCTTTGATGCCATGCCATCGGTTGGCCGCAAGCTACTGCTGGCCGGCAAAGGTGGTCTCAATCTGACCCATGCCGAGCCGGCGTGTCTCTTCCTCTCGCGGTATGGCGGGCGCGAGGGGGAACTGACGCCTCTCCTGTCGGCCTTCGATGCAACAGCCGTCCGTACATGGGCCGGGGAGCTGGGAATCTCCACCATTGTCGGGACCTCAGGGCGCGTCTTTCCAACTGATTTCAAAGCTGCCCCGCTGTTACGAGCCTGGCTGCGCCGGCTTCGCAGCGGCGGAGTGACGTTTCATTTGCGGCACCGCTGGTGCGGATGGGACGAGTCCGGAGGCCTCCGATTTGAGACCCCACAGGGCATACGCGCCGTCTCATCGGTGACCACCATTCTCGCACTGGGTGGCGCAAGTTGGCCGAAGACCGGCTCGGATGGCTCATGGGTTCCATTCCTAAAAATGCGCGGCATCGATGTGGCTCCGCTCCGCCCTGCCAACTGCGGATTTGACGTCAACTGGAGCGATCATATCCGAGAACGATTTGAAGGATGTCCGGTCAAAGCGGTCGAGGTGTCGGCGCACGATGCCTCGGATCTCCCTGTCAGGAGGCAAGGACAGTTCGTCGTCACCAAATACGGAGTCGAGGGAGGCGTCATCTATTCGATTGCGGCGCTTCTTCGCGACCGGATCGACCGCGCCGGTTCGGCTATGCTGCATCTCGACCTCAGTCCGGACCGCGACCTGACCCGCCTTGTCACCGATCTTTCAAGACCACGAGGAAAGCGGACCGTGGCGACGCATCTTCAACGCTATGCGGGGATCGAGGGGGTCAAGTCGGCGCTGCTGCGCGAGGTGGTGCCGAAGGAAGACTTTGGCAATCCGGTGAGCTTGGCGAGGGCAATCAAATCGTTGCCAATCAAATTGACTGCGGCCAGACCGGTTCGTGAAGCGATCAGCACGGCGGGAGGCGTGCGATTCGAAGGGCTGGATGAATGGCTCATGTTCCGACAGATCCACGGCGTCTTCTGCGCCGGTGAAATGCTGGACTGGGAGGCGCCGACTGGCGGCTACCTGCTGACCGCCTGCCTCGCCAGCGGTCGTGCGGCTGGAATCGGAGCGGCACGATGGATGCGTCTCAACCGATGA
- a CDS encoding acetyl-CoA carboxylase carboxyltransferase subunit alpha — protein MRDYLEFEKPLREVEEKIEKLASSGSGKSNQQEEVRKLRMKLAQLEHELYGRLTPWQRTQLARHPQRPSTLDYINEIFRDFLEFHGDRAFGDDRAIVGGFARFNDRSVMVIGHQKGKTLKERMQRNFGMPNPEGYRKALRLMKMAEKFSRPIITFIDTPGAYPGIGAEERGQAEAIARNLLVMSRLTVPIVSVVIGEGGSGGALALGVSDKVLMLEHGVYSVISPEGCAAILWDDPAKVPDAATALKMTAQDLLQLGIVDDVIPEPIGGAHREPKAVTDRVAKALTNHLFPLTEYSPSQLLEQRDQKYRRIGSVSGMDSPTL, from the coding sequence ATGCGCGATTACCTTGAATTTGAAAAACCGCTCCGCGAGGTCGAGGAAAAGATCGAAAAGCTGGCCTCGTCCGGAAGCGGCAAGTCCAATCAGCAGGAAGAAGTCCGCAAGCTGCGGATGAAATTGGCACAGCTCGAGCATGAGCTGTACGGCCGCCTCACCCCGTGGCAACGGACGCAACTCGCGCGACACCCGCAACGACCCAGCACACTGGACTATATCAACGAAATCTTCCGCGACTTTCTTGAATTTCACGGAGACCGCGCCTTCGGCGACGACCGTGCCATCGTCGGCGGCTTTGCACGATTCAACGACCGATCGGTCATGGTCATCGGCCATCAAAAAGGCAAGACCCTGAAGGAGCGCATGCAGCGCAATTTTGGCATGCCGAATCCGGAAGGATACCGCAAAGCGCTCAGGCTTATGAAAATGGCGGAAAAGTTCAGCCGGCCGATCATCACGTTTATCGATACCCCCGGCGCGTATCCCGGGATCGGCGCGGAAGAACGCGGACAGGCAGAAGCCATTGCGAGAAATCTTCTCGTCATGTCGCGATTAACGGTGCCCATCGTCTCGGTCGTCATCGGTGAGGGCGGCAGCGGTGGCGCACTCGCGCTTGGGGTATCGGACAAGGTTCTCATGCTCGAGCATGGCGTCTATTCGGTCATTTCTCCGGAAGGCTGCGCTGCGATCCTGTGGGACGATCCGGCTAAAGTACCGGACGCCGCCACGGCGCTGAAAATGACGGCCCAGGATCTTTTGCAACTCGGCATCGTCGATGACGTCATTCCTGAGCCCATCGGAGGCGCTCATCGCGAACCCAAAGCCGTCACCGACCGTGTGGCCAAAGCGCTCACGAATCATCTGTTCCCTCTTACCGAATACTCTCCCAGTCAACTCCTTGAGCAACGCGACCAAAAATATCGCCGCATTGGATCTGTCAGCGGCATGGACTCTCCTACCCTGTAA
- a CDS encoding Na+/H+ antiporter has translation MEDLHQLEIVILLLAIVLALTTLAQKIMIPYPILLVLGGLVLGIIPGVPTVTFNPDLVFLVFLPPILWAAAYFTSFRDFRQNLRPIFLLAVGLVLVTTVVVAVVARMLFPGMEWAAAIALGAIVSPPDAVSATAIGKRLGIPRRVVTILEGESLVNDATALVLYRVAVGAAASGTFMIGDAATQFVYAAIIGAAVGIGVSFLTRWALCYSEDSFTQVAITLLSPYIAWVISESLHASAVLACVAGGIHLRQTFSNAVAPATRFQARAVWDLLIFMLNGVIFILIGLQLGALRGAISPDQIGSLLRAGALVSVTVIVVRLIWVPLAAVIPRWFSASVRKKEPTPPWTWVFLVSWTGMRGIVTLAAALALPVTTQSGSPFPFREEIILISFAVILATLVFQGLSLPPLIRLLPRTEDHGLEQEERLAREHAVTAALNRLDQVRAEDWIAPEHVERLKLQYSRRLERFARAASADGTVFADSTAAFQRLQHETMTAERLALVGLRNDGTISDDVLHHLEQELDVAALHLGVGERRVERSRHR, from the coding sequence ATGGAAGATTTGCATCAACTCGAAATCGTCATCCTGCTGCTGGCCATCGTTCTGGCCCTGACGACGCTCGCGCAGAAGATCATGATCCCGTATCCTATTTTGCTGGTGCTGGGCGGACTGGTCCTGGGCATCATCCCCGGCGTGCCGACGGTCACATTCAATCCGGACCTCGTGTTCCTCGTTTTTCTGCCTCCGATCCTGTGGGCGGCGGCCTATTTCACTTCATTTCGTGATTTTCGCCAGAATCTGAGACCCATCTTTCTCCTGGCCGTCGGACTGGTTCTGGTCACGACCGTGGTGGTGGCTGTCGTCGCCAGGATGCTGTTTCCCGGGATGGAGTGGGCCGCCGCAATCGCCCTCGGAGCCATTGTGTCGCCTCCCGATGCCGTTTCTGCCACGGCGATCGGAAAGCGACTGGGAATTCCACGGCGAGTCGTAACGATTCTAGAGGGAGAAAGTCTCGTCAACGATGCCACGGCGTTGGTACTGTATCGCGTGGCGGTGGGAGCCGCGGCGAGCGGCACCTTCATGATCGGAGATGCGGCCACCCAGTTCGTCTACGCGGCCATCATCGGCGCGGCGGTCGGCATCGGCGTGTCGTTCCTCACGCGATGGGCGTTGTGCTATAGCGAGGACAGTTTTACTCAGGTGGCGATCACCTTGCTGTCACCCTACATTGCATGGGTGATCAGCGAATCCCTTCATGCATCGGCTGTCCTGGCGTGCGTGGCCGGCGGGATTCATCTACGGCAAACATTCAGCAACGCGGTGGCGCCTGCCACGCGGTTTCAGGCTCGTGCGGTCTGGGACCTGCTCATCTTCATGCTCAACGGCGTCATTTTCATCCTCATCGGGTTGCAGTTGGGCGCGCTGCGGGGCGCCATTTCCCCCGACCAGATCGGCTCTCTGTTGAGAGCGGGAGCACTGGTCAGCGTGACGGTCATCGTCGTGCGTCTCATCTGGGTTCCACTTGCCGCAGTCATTCCCAGATGGTTCAGCGCGTCGGTTCGTAAGAAGGAACCGACGCCTCCCTGGACCTGGGTCTTTCTCGTCTCTTGGACCGGAATGCGGGGGATCGTGACGTTGGCTGCCGCGCTGGCACTGCCGGTGACCACGCAGTCCGGAAGCCCTTTTCCATTTCGTGAGGAAATTATTCTGATCAGTTTTGCCGTGATCCTGGCAACTCTTGTCTTTCAGGGGTTGTCCCTGCCGCCTCTGATCCGTCTCCTGCCACGTACGGAAGATCACGGACTCGAACAAGAGGAACGTCTCGCGCGTGAACATGCGGTGACGGCGGCCTTGAATCGCTTGGATCAGGTCAGAGCCGAGGACTGGATTGCTCCAGAGCACGTCGAACGACTGAAACTGCAGTACAGCCGGAGACTCGAACGTTTTGCACGGGCGGCGTCGGCTGACGGCACTGTGTTCGCCGACTCGACCGCCGCCTTTCAGCGGCTACAACATGAAACCATGACCGCGGAGCGTCTGGCGCTCGTCGGGCTGCGCAATGACGGGACGATCAGCGATGACGTGTTGCATCATCTGGAACAGGAGCTCGACGTGGCGGCTCTTCATCTCGGTGTCGGAGAACGCCGCGTTGAAAGATCACGTCATCGATGA
- a CDS encoding aldo/keto reductase — protein sequence MTFSTYTGTAIPSFMYGTAWKKDATTRLVLEAVQAGFTAIDTANQLIHYDEARVGEALKQLSAQGVARERLFLQTKFTPVNGQDHRTPYDASADVPTQVAQSFDSSLAHLHTDYLDSYVLHGPYYRRGLGAEDWQVWSAMERLYESKRTRMIGISNVSAEQLSLLCEKAAHKPMVVQNRCYAAFGWDHEVRELCRAHGIVYQGFSLLTANREVLIDSDIRSMAAKYETGPAQIIFRFSMQIGMLPLTGTTNPQHMAADLQSERFTLSPDELQRIESIGR from the coding sequence ATGACATTTTCGACCTATACCGGCACGGCGATTCCTTCCTTTATGTATGGCACCGCCTGGAAAAAGGACGCCACGACGCGACTGGTGTTGGAGGCGGTCCAGGCAGGCTTTACCGCCATTGATACGGCGAACCAGTTGATCCACTACGATGAGGCACGAGTCGGGGAGGCCCTCAAGCAGTTGTCGGCCCAAGGGGTCGCGCGCGAAAGACTATTTCTCCAAACAAAATTCACGCCAGTCAATGGCCAGGATCACCGCACCCCATACGATGCATCCGCCGATGTGCCGACTCAGGTGGCACAATCGTTCGATAGCTCGCTGGCCCATCTGCACACCGACTATCTCGATTCGTATGTGCTGCACGGCCCCTATTATCGTCGTGGGTTGGGCGCAGAGGATTGGCAGGTTTGGTCGGCGATGGAGCGACTGTACGAATCCAAAAGAACAAGAATGATAGGGATCAGCAACGTCTCTGCCGAACAATTGTCGTTACTCTGCGAGAAGGCGGCGCACAAGCCCATGGTGGTCCAGAACCGCTGCTATGCAGCATTCGGATGGGACCATGAGGTCCGGGAACTATGCCGTGCCCATGGTATTGTGTACCAAGGGTTTTCGCTGCTGACGGCCAATCGAGAGGTCCTGATCGATTCCGATATCCGATCGATGGCCGCGAAGTATGAAACCGGACCCGCCCAGATCATCTTCCGGTTTTCCATGCAGATTGGAATGCTTCCCCTCACCGGCACGACCAACCCGCAGCATATGGCAGCGGACCTTCAATCCGAGCGCTTTACCCTCTCACCGGACGAACTGCAGCGGATTGAGTCGATCGGGCGTTGA